GGATGACGGCCCACAAAAGGACGTTGAAGCACATAAGCTCAATGCGATGAATGCCTTTGCGGAAGCGCAAACCTGTCGTCGACAAGTGCTGCTAAATTATTTTGGTGAGTACAGTGATAAACCCTGTGGTAACTGCGATATTTGCCTAGATCCGCCGAAACATTTCGATGGCACAGAAGCGGCGCAAAAAGCACTCTCTTGTGTGTATCGAGTCAATCAAAGCTTTGGCGTTGGCTATGTGGTAGAAGTGATGCGTGGTATGCAAAACATCCGCATCCGAGAATTGGGTCATGACAAGCTGTCCACATATGGTATTGGTCGAGAGCACAGCCATGACTATTGGGTGAGTATCATTCGCCAATTGATTCATAAAGGATTACTGACCCAAAACATCACCCGTAACTCCACTTTACAACTGACCGAAGAAGCAAGACCAGTGCTGCGTGGTGAAGTGCCAATAGAGCTCGCAGTGCCACGATTAGACACCGCTGCTCGAAGCGCCAAAGCGGACAAGCTCACTAGTAAGAATTACGATAAGAAACTGTTTGCTAGACTGCGTAAACTACGTAAGTCGATTGCCGATGAAGATGGCTTGCCCCCTTATGTTGTCTTTAGTGATGCCACACTTATTGATATGACCGAAGTTATGCCAACCTCCTATGGGGAGATGCTAGCAGTGAACGGCGTGGGCCAGCGTAAATTGGATAAATACGCCGATCCATTTTTAGATCTTATTCAGGAGTACCTCACCAACAATGGCTAATTTCTCACTCAACCACTTTGATGCCGAGCATGGACGCATCATTATCGAATGCCCTGAGTTTGACTACGACAGCTTCGCCGAGCTAGGCCAAATTTTTGTAGATTTGTTGTCGGCTAAAGTCATTGAGCGCCAACAAGACGCCGACCTGCACACCTGGCTGATCGACTTCGAGGGTTGCCAACTTATGTTGAAAGGCGAGCACTATTCGGCATCTATGTGGTTAGAAGCTCTTAGCACCACTGAAAGCCAAGAAGAACTAAAGTATCTAGCTACTTTGCTAAAAAGTGGTGCAGTCCGCCGCTAACTCCGTAAACCGCTAGCCGTTTACCGAGAGTAAATCGTTTGCCTAAAAAACACCCATTGCCTCACAATTTGATTAATGTATAATCGCCCACCGCTTGAGAGGCCAGCTCTATCGAGCTGCAAGCAGACAATTTGATTAACTGAAGCCAAGGCTTATCCGCCTAACTTCGATTTGGGTTCCCTCATCCCCCAAATAAAAACACTAAAAAGGCAAAAGTATGACTAACTTTTCCCCTGCGCAGCAGCGCAACGCACTGGGTTTTCTAGTGCTATTTCACCTTGTGATCATTGCTTCAAGTAACTACTTGGTGCAGCTTCCATTTACTATTTTTGGGTTCCACACTACGTGGGGCGCTTTCACATTTCCATTTATCTTTTTGGCGACTGACCTAACGGTACGCATCTTCGGTGCTCAATTGGCGCGTAAGATTATCTTCTTAGTGATGGTGCCAGCGCTGGTCGTTTCTTATTTACTTTCGGTACTTTTCTTTGAAGGACAATTCCAAGGGGTGGCGGGACTGAGTGAGTTCAACCTGTTTGTGGCTCGCATCGCAGTGGCTAGCTTCATGGCTTACATGCTGGGTCAGATCTTGGATGTGCATGTGTTTAACCGCTTACGTCAGCTAAAAGCATGGTGGGTAGCACCGACCTGCTCTACACTCATCGGTAATGCGCTAGATACCTTAGCCTTCTTTGGCATTGCTTTCTATCAAAGCCCTGATGCCTTTATGGCCGAGCACTGGACTGAGATTGCTCTGGTCGACTACGGTTTTAAGCTGGTGATTAGCCTTGGTTTGTTTGTGCCAATGTATGGCGTGTTGCTTAACTACTTGGTTAAGAAGCTAACCGTTGTGGACTCTGAATTGACCATGACCGGCGTGACTCGCTAAGTCGAATATTCACAACAAATTGTCCGCAAAAATACCGCCCATTGAGGCGGTATTTTTGTATCTGTACAGTGCATAGAGTATTTGGATCATAGGTAACCCAAAGCTACTTAAGCTGTACCCGAAAAAAATGAATTGCTTTTGGCTCCTCCCCTTTCCAAGGGGAGGTTGGGAGGGGTTCTGAAATAAGTTGCTATTTTACAATTGTTTATATATGAAAGAACCCCCTCCAGCTCCCCCCGGGACGCCGGCCGCTTGAAAAGGGGGAGAGTGTAATACTGTACAGCTTGGTAAGCATTTGGAACATTGGTGACCTAAAGCTCCCCAAGCTGGATCGTGAGGCTTGGCAGTGCAATTCGCTGATCACTTAAACGCTGGTCGTGTTGATGCTTGGTGCATACCTTTATTTGCCACTCTTTGTCGTAACGCTTATTGATTAAGGTAACAAGTTCAAAGAAAGAGAGCTTCGAGTTTAGGTTGCTATCAAGGTGATAAAGTCCCGGTTCGTTGCGTTCAATCAGTTGTAAGAAAGCGATTGAAGTATCACTCATATGGGAGGTCGCCGGATACCAAAGTGTACTGGCTTCAATCACACCATTTTCTCGATGCTGAGCATCCAGTTGATCAATCATATTATTGCCTTTGGCATTGGGGTGAAACTGCCAGCCGATTCGAGCGATCATCGCATTTGGGTTGTTTCGCCATATGGTATCTTCACAACCAATTTTGTAGAGGGCATATTCATCTTCGCCATCTCGTGGGTGGGTAATATCGTAGGGGCCATCATTTTTATGACTAAAAACCATTGCGGTACTGGAATATAGATAGGGAATTTGTTGCTGCTTGGCTTTTTTCGCTAACCATCCCGCCCACGCCTCGCTGCCCATGGCAAGATGGCACACGGCGTCAATTTGGTGTTGCTGCCAAAAGGCTTCTCTGGCTTGTTCATCGTCAGGGTTGTGCTGGTGGTGATCCCAAGCAATCACTTCCCAACCTCGACTCTTAAACTGCTCGGCAACTTTAGGCCCTAGTGTGCCTGACAATCCGGTTAACAATAGCTGCTTCATTTCAACTCCCAATAACAGTGATTTAGAAATTAGTGTAGAGCGATCAATGAGGCAGAAAATGGGGTAGAACAAAAGCTAAGAAGTGGGTCAAGTTTTGTAGGGCATCGATATAAAAAAAGCTCGCATTGGCGAGCTTTTAACGTTGGTTGACAGGCTTAGCATGCTTTGATGGTCAGTGGCCATCCAAGGTCGCTTTGGCGATTTGCTTCAATCTCTAGCTCTGCGCAAGTCAGAGGGTTTTTCTCTAACCAGACTTTCTCAACGCACATCTCCAGCACATCATCATTGGCCGTCAAACTGACTTTCGGCTGAAGCTGTTGGGAGCGACGATGGGTCAGCAGTATAGCAAGGCGCAATAGGCGCAACAGGCGATTGGCACTGCTTGTAGAGAGTGCGTGCTGATCAGGTAGTGAGCCGATCTGTTCACGGTAACGACGAGCCATTTCAGAGATCAAGAACTTCTGTGCTCGAGTGTAACCCGGCA
This portion of the Vibrio sp. SCSIO 43136 genome encodes:
- a CDS encoding 7-cyano-7-deazaguanine/7-aminomethyl-7-deazaguanine transporter — translated: MTNFSPAQQRNALGFLVLFHLVIIASSNYLVQLPFTIFGFHTTWGAFTFPFIFLATDLTVRIFGAQLARKIIFLVMVPALVVSYLLSVLFFEGQFQGVAGLSEFNLFVARIAVASFMAYMLGQILDVHVFNRLRQLKAWWVAPTCSTLIGNALDTLAFFGIAFYQSPDAFMAEHWTEIALVDYGFKLVISLGLFVPMYGVLLNYLVKKLTVVDSELTMTGVTR
- a CDS encoding DUF3630 family protein — protein: MANFSLNHFDAEHGRIIIECPEFDYDSFAELGQIFVDLLSAKVIERQQDADLHTWLIDFEGCQLMLKGEHYSASMWLEALSTTESQEELKYLATLLKSGAVRR
- a CDS encoding sugar nucleotide-binding protein — protein: MKQLLLTGLSGTLGPKVAEQFKSRGWEVIAWDHHQHNPDDEQAREAFWQQHQIDAVCHLAMGSEAWAGWLAKKAKQQQIPYLYSSTAMVFSHKNDGPYDITHPRDGEDEYALYKIGCEDTIWRNNPNAMIARIGWQFHPNAKGNNMIDQLDAQHRENGVIEASTLWYPATSHMSDTSIAFLQLIERNEPGLYHLDSNLNSKLSFFELVTLINKRYDKEWQIKVCTKHQHDQRLSDQRIALPSLTIQLGEL